A genomic window from Leishmania major strain Friedlin complete genome, chromosome 16 includes:
- a CDS encoding putative transaldolase: protein MPNRLEQLREMTTVVADTANFSLMEKFQPEDATTNPSLVLAGSQMTEYAHLLTEAIDYAKANIIKHTDHYTSDDSNENLLALALDKLTVSFGIQILKVVPGRVSTEVDAKLSFDEQKMIDKARLLIQMYEEAGISRDRIYIKLASTWEGIQAARTLEKEGICCNLTLLFSFAQAVACAQANVSLISPFVGRILDWYRKAEPAKADCFVGAADPGVVSVTKIYNYYKKHGYKTIVMGASFRNVEEILELAGCDKLTISPSLLEELAASEGNVTRKLHPDKVTDVEKLPELSREDFLFMHNEDPMAVEKLSEGIRNFHKDTVKLRNAIHERL from the coding sequence ATGCCAAACCGACTCGAGCAACTCCGCGAGATGACGACTGTCGTCGCCGATACGGCGAACTTCAGCCTCATGGAGAAGTTCCAGCCGGAGGATGCGACGACGAACCCGTCACTCGTGCTGGCCGGCTCACAGATGACTGAATACGCGCACCTCTTGACCGAGGCTATCGATTACGCCAAGGCAAACATCATCAAGCACACAGATCACTACACGAGCGATGACAGCAACGAGAACCTGCTCGCCCTCGCGCTCGATAAGCTGACGGTCAGCTTCGGCATCCAGATATTGAAGGTCGTGCCGGGCCGCGTGAGCACCGAGGTGGACGCGAAGCTGTCCTTCGACGAGCAAAAGATGATTGACAAGGCGCGCCTTCTTATTCAGATGTATGAGGAGGCTGGCATCAGCCGCGACCGCATCTACATCAAGCTCGCCTCCACCTGGGAGGGCATCCAGGCCGCTCGTacgctggagaaggagggcaTCTGCTGCAACCTGacgctgctcttctcgtTCGCCCAGGCggtcgcgtgcgcgcaggcgaACGTCTCCCTCATCTCGCCTTTCGTCGGCCGCATCCTTGATTGGTACAGGAAGGCGGAGCCGGCCAAGGCGGACTGCTTCGTCGGCGCGGCCGACCCCGGTGTTGTCTCCGTCACTAAGATCTACAACTACTACAAGAAGCACGGTTACAAGACCATCGTTATGGGCGCCTCCTTCCGCAACGTTGAGGAGATCTTGGAGCTGGCCGGCTGCGACAAGCTCACCATCTCCCCCTCGCTACTGGAGGAGCTCGCAGCCAGTGAAGGCAACGTCACCCGCAAGCTCCACCCAGACAAGGTGACGGATGTGGAAAAACTGCCAGAGCTGTCGAGAGAAGACTTCCTCTTCATGCACAATGAGGACCCGATGGCCGTCGAGAAGCTCTCCGAGGGTATCCGCAACTTCCACAAGGACACAGTGAAACTGAGGAACGCCATCCATGAGAGGCTGTAA
- a CDS encoding apurinic/apyrimidinic endonuclease-redox protein, which yields MASKRCRQCSGDSASSSTSSLSPSELPPSKKAAGGQRVTAEVEVAPITTDATSATVTAAGGAKKKATTGSPARRTSSAAKITNGDAGELIRTAEALAALNAKKSEKEIWSDVVPFVRRTTDSDFDPSRMYKFITWNVAGLRGLLKKNASALRAFMEAEKPDVLCLQETKLNVDEADANATLGVVDGYSFVDHPCAFKRGYSGTRTYMKNSTTVKGLHARCTRGFALPSEPQADAAAGSRVLVEGAGDEEGRVLTTFLSPDPDSASSSSRIALVNTYVANSGMGLTRLPYRVQSFDPSMREYLHRLDTWATENAAVPSAAAMGSGSSPHGFIWAGDLNVAERDYDRYYAGTFKSMQECSGFAPEERMSFRETMQRTNSVDIFRQLYPQAGPVYSFWSQRINGRPRNLGWRLDYFVVSSRLASYVVDCFPMPTVMGSDHCPFQMWMRHP from the coding sequence ATGGCCTCGAAGCGATGCCGgcagtgcagcggcgactCTGCGTCCTCATCGACCTCGTCGTTGTCACCATCCGAGCTGCCGCCCTCGAAGAAGGCGGCTGGCGGTCAGCGAGTCACGGCGGAAGTTGAAGTGGCGCCCATCACAACGGACGCTACGTCTGCCACTGTCAcggctgcaggcggcgcgaAGAAAAAGGCGACGACGGGGAGCCCCGCACGTCgcacgagcagcgcggcaaAGATCACGAACGGTGACGCCGGTGAGCTGATCCGCACCGCGGAGGCCCTCGCCGCTCTCAACGCGAAGAAGTCCGAGAAGGAGATTTGGTCTGACGTGGTGCCGTTCGTGCGCAGGACCACGGACAGCGACTTCGACCCGTCGCGCATGTACAAGTTCATTACGTGGAACGTAGCCGGCCTACGCGGGCTGCTGAAGAAGAACGCCTCGGCGCTGAGAGCGTTCATGGAGGCCGAGAAGCCGGATGTTCTGTGCCTGCAGGAGACCAAGCTGAACGTCGACGAGGCCGATGCCAATGCGACCCTCGGCGTGGTGGACGGCTACTCCTTTGTGGACCACCCGTGCGCCTTCAAGCGGGGCTACTCGGGCACCCGCACCTACATGAAGAACAGCACCACTGTGAAAGGGCTGCACGCACGGTGCACTCGTGGCTTTGCATTGCCGTCCGAACCACAGGCagacgcggccgccggctCACGGGTGCTGGTAgaaggcgctggcgacgaggagggccgCGTGTTGACTACATTCCTCTCTCCGGATCCGGACTctgcatcgtcgtcgtcgcgcatCGCCCTCGTGAACACCTACGTGGCGAACAGCGGCATGGGACTGACGCGGCTGCCTTACCGCGTCCAATCCTTTGATCCCAGCATGAGGGAGTACCTTCACCGGCTGGACACCTGGGCCACAGAAAATGCCGCCGTcccgtcggcggcggcgatgggcagcggcagcagcccgcACGGCTTTATCTGGGCTGGCGACCTCAACGTGGCGGAGCGGGACTACGACCGTTACTACGCCGGTACGTTCAAGTCAATGCAGGAGTGCAGCGGCTTTGCACCTGAGGAGCGGATGTCTTTTCGCGAGACGATGCAGCGGACGAATTCGGTGGACATCTTTCGCCAGCTCTACCCCCAGGCAGGCCCGGTCTACTCCTTCTGGTCTCAGCGTATCAACGGTCGCCCGAGAAACTTGGGGTGGCGCTTGGACTACTTCGTTGTTTCCTCGCGACTTGCATCGTACGTCGTGGACTGCTTCCCGATGCCGACGGTGATGGGCAGCGATCACTGTCCGTTCCAGATGTGGATGCGACACCCATGA
- a CDS encoding putative ubiquitin hydrolase, which translates to MSACVTGTASAAQLGVGDLWASEVLEGCARAHYTPRQELLGILAPPSRSAAAGATPIESVVEASGATVENGRTLVDVDAAESMNGHSRAASPNSIREAVANQPPLNPMERSALSEEMQALRAVLSPALIRKAYRLNTPCMTKHTTTNERLLNCTASPRCMVGLQLLGSDAATREDCLKALMGNGPYVVPLPAVKGSGVTAANVDAASSSSPASTGREQGGVRATKGTREDLAETAESTTVAGDAAESTVMSDPAFPCLWRGVRNLMNTCYFSAVLQLLFSIARVRHAILNDDAAAHNHHCVAAAEAQGGTGVNQLAESGLRELFALMAFSREGAGADPKSFARYLSLDVKVQQDAQEFFTLLLDWLRCHCGPTVKAAVTSTFSGTLLYDRRCGSCGRSSKRAEPFLYLSLPVCPTLEDSLSEFLKPEAVDGFTCEECGHTAVATSLQYMRTLPDVLVIHWNRFDFDLQSLQRHKVTTSTSFPLQLDMATYMRQWHEQKRNTTSRAADCESVAPEESEADHLYELRGVVNHLGDTAVSGHYTYHGKVSGASAELGSSGGSRGSSWLNFNDAEVSKLNRYQGQRGASPDAYLLVYHRITTSSSSPSSALVSAPPGTGKPRQLQPVAAVPSTSATPTPAEYPVYLREYVDRVNDECLAKRHDWMEQRAQAAALFDLWATAAKAVFESATNASSAPAWISTTTTTTPSLYVLPTRWLQHFGRFFLPAYVDVAALGGGAESKLKRSKRDLDAAAGPAGDSVSSALTSGAAGVDAKPIVVGSEEGASGSCSRAAVEGTVVTATVGPLRHGHMQTAEEVRQQVRQYSLMQALPSVTCAHGCVLPWASYKVVSASAYAKLTHFLAVCGSPSTVAANGDRPASPSTAGASMTTRLRESLAGGGGAACGTQSCCTLMEANLCPLCVAAMAAGVQALASRTAEDEEAELSLTRAWEEAERQKRHAAGEEGDEGDSGAGPGAVTPTALTQSTQQQGAEEKREDGQQQRVLISKAVVDAWASFYTSQLGWGRVRQAEGYTGVLVMREARVAPPPARAALASTSTPSMVAAVTTPASSASSLASPAVPETVSTSLANADYPFSLAALNVDRGDLNLSAQLLCPHGALRPGQSVVVIPDALRRYWVHRFVEVLTMAHRSGVLRTSNPHWSVSEDDVEHFFLPLIPASETSTTCQECMRSSVQHLTSRHQQRMKRMEERKRYPSLWLAGAMTCPAGVAQLLLATGAENEEQLLAAQHPNRLFFKQHGEREYREYVKKWAEAHQQRVAHQSSEVQRLRTALMKKRQHDAAWNARVTMRRSGGGRSGGRGAGATNAPSSPVAPSPSETVTEASAPPEPQTLEGRLYYAEEALERMTAQTAPDCTVTYGCVPTWWVARWYAAMQSEDNKSDTSKGGDDADGEPLLALPRISFAKFKCAHSESLLGVSWLNPSDGFWQGARAKRAELLWNGVRVERAGVPTATSPPTGPTEAEYRSQCWLPPMVILPMDEYVALLAQYGEPGMLERVASRTGGIAGASTAGAAVGGAEPRAEVTDVDAEAAEDGASAEAAKKPTDPSAAAAGDCTVASLSTPSPPAVTPVPKSRAQTVPVAAAVIQVRFHNGARQLWPSTCAQCCAAMLAKFDAQCESFVNGSLRLNIHVKKSRKNYYDAVSVLTSAAVQHTGGSAAKSVEGGSTTTATGADVIPAGIHYYTTLRQLKSYISAHLREKHGYLVPAEVLQVGRGKNKPLKRCSTPPHAVEASDHHTRGTAPTSATAAEDAQLDDATLQELGIRDGETLSVQSVDMIAQTCATTAAIDEEWEAIPPELLQAGACGGASATSIVREHTVAFRETRLQGSHGGSIMAASPAVSAAAAGVVAATPTVGAAIAMEEQGLSCPVCTFLNAPDMVVCEMCEALLPST; encoded by the coding sequence ATGAGCGCTTGCGTGACGGGGACGGCGTCCGCTGCTCAGCTAGGTGTGGGGGATCTCTGGGCGTCGGAGGTGCTCGAgggatgtgcgcgtgctcacTACACCCCCcggcaggagctgctggggATTCTGGCACCACCGTCACGCTCTGCggccgccggtgccaccCCCATCGAGTCGGTTGTCGAGGCATCGGGAGCAACAGTGGAGAATGGTCGTACGCTGGTCGATGTGGATGCGGCGGAGAGTATGAATGGCCACTCCCGTGCTGCCTCTCCGAACTCCATCAGAGAAGCAGTGGCTAATCAGCCGCCTCTGAACCCTATggagcgcagcgcgctctcCGAAGAGATGCAGGCACTGCGCGCGGTCCTGTCACCTGCACTGATACGTAAGGCGTACCGCTTGAACACGCCATGCATGACGAAGCACACAACCACGAATGAGCGTCTGCTGAACtgcacggcgtcgccgcggtgcaTGGTGGGgctccagctgctcggcagcgacgctgccACGCGCGAGGACTGCTTGAAGGCATTAATGGGGAACGGCCCGTatgtggtgccgctgcccgcgGTGAAGGGCAGCGGCGTAACGGCGGCGAATGTCGACGCCGCGTCGTCATCATCCCCCGCCTCGACGGGGCGCGAACAGGGCGGAGTGCGCGCCACGAAGGGCACTCGCGAAGACTTGGCAGAGACCGCAGAAAGCACGACGGttgccggcgacgccgccgagaGCACCGTCATGAGCGACCCGGCTTTCCCTTGCCTGTGGCGTGGCGTGCGCAACTTGATGAACACGTGCTACTTCAGCGCCGTGTTACAGCTCCTCTTCAGCATTGCCCGGGTGCGCCACGCAATCCTTAatgacgacgccgcagcgcacaaCCATCACTGCGTGGCggccgcagaggcgcaggGTGGCACCGGTGTTAACCAGCTGGCCGAGTCGGGGCTCCGGGAGCTCTTTGCATTAATGGCCTTCAGCCGCgaaggcgccggcgcggacCCGAAGTCGTTCGCCAGGTACCTTTCCCTTGACGTGAAGGTGCAGCAGGACGCGCAGGAGTTTTTCACCTTGCTGCTGGACTGGCTGCGGTGCCATTGTGGCCCAACGGTGAAGGCTGCCGTCACCAGCACCTTCTCCGGAACGCTGCTGTACGACCGGCGGTGCGGCTCTTGCGGCCGGTCCTCCAAGCGAGCGGAGCCGTTCCTGTATCTCTCGCTGCCTGTTTGCCCCACCCTGGAGGACTCCCTGTCGGAGTTCTTGAAGCCGGAGGCGGTGGACGGCTTCACGTGCGAGGAGTGCGGCCACACGGCGGTGGCTACGTCGCTACAGTATATGCGGACCCTGCCTGACGTGCTCGTGATCCACTGGAATCGCTTCGATTTTGATCtgcagtcgctgcagcggcacaagGTGACCACCTCCACTTCCTTTCCTCTTCAGCTCGACATGGCGACGTACATGCGTCAATGGCACGAGCAGAAGCGGAACACCACGTCTAGAGCCGCCGATTGTGAGAGCGTGGCGCcagaggagagcgaggccGACCACTTGTACGAGCTGCGCGGTGTCGTGAACCACCTCGGCGACACCGCCGTATCCGGCCACTACACCTACCACGGCAAGGTCTCCGGCGCCTCAGCGGAgctgggcagcagcggtggtagCAGAGGCAGTTCGTGGCTGAACTTCAACGACGCAGAGGTATCAAAGCTGAACCGCTACCAagggcagcgcggcgcgtCGCCAGACGCTTACCTGCTCGTGTACCACCGCATCACCACATCGTCTTCATCTCCAAGCTCTGCGTTGGTGTCGGCGCCGCCCGGCACGGGCAAgccacggcagctgcagcccgtcgctgccgttccgtccaccagcgccacccccacccctgcgGAGTACCCCGTGTACTTGCGCGAGTACGTTGATCGCGTGAATGATGAGTGCCTCGCCAAGCGCCACGACTGGAtggagcagcgcgcgcaggcagcggcTCTCTTCGACTTGTGGGCCACCGCTGCGAAGGCTGTGTTTGAGAGTGCCACGAACGCCTCGAGTGCCCCGGCATGGATATcgaccacgacgacgaccacaCCGTCGCTTTACGTGCTCCCCACCCGCTGGCTGCAGCACTTCGGCCGCTTCTTCTTGCCTGCCTACGTGGACGTGGCGgcgctcggcggcggtgccgagtCGAAGCTGAAGCGCAGCAAGAGGGACTtggacgctgccgcaggcccTGCGGGCGACAGTGTCAGCTCTGCGCTTAcgagcggtgctgctggtgttgACGCGAAGCCGATTGTTGTCGGGTCCGAGGAGGGCGCTTCGGGCAGTTGCTCTCGTGCCGCGGTTGAGGGGACCGTGGTGACTGCCACGGTCGGCCCCCTCCGCCACGGCCACATGCAGACTGCTGAAGAGGTTCGCCAGCAGGTGCGCCAGTACTCGCTGATGCAAGCGTTGCCTTCGGTGACCTGCGCGCACGGCTGTGTGTTGCCGTGGGCATCGTACAAGGTGGTATCGGCATCCGCGTACGCAAAGCTGACCCATTTCCTCGCTGTCTGCGGCTCCCCCTCGACAGTGGCGGCGAACGGCGACAGACCTGCATCGCCCTCCACAGCGGGGGCGTCGATGACGACCCGCTTGCGCGAGTCGTtggctggcggcggcggcgccgcctgcggGACTCAGTCGTGTTGCACTCTCATGGAAGCCAACCTGTGCCCGCTCTGTGTCGCGGCCATGGCCGCCGGCGTGCAGGCGCTCGCGTCGCGCAcggcggaggacgaggaggcggagctcaGCCTCACCCGCGCCTGggaagaggcggagcggcaaAAGAGGCACGCTGCAGGCGAGGAAGGAGACgagggcgacagcggcgctgggccCGGAGCCGTCACGCCAACTGCACTTACACAGagcacacagcagcagggggctgaggagaagagggaggatgggcagcagcagcgcgtgctcATCAGCAAGGCCGTCGTCGATGCGTGGGCTTCGTTCTACACGAGCCAGCTTGGCTGGGGACGCGTGCGGCAGGCCGAAGGCTACACGGGTGTGCTAGTTATGCGTGAGGCGcgtgtggcgccgccgccggcaagGGCGGCGTTGGCGTCGACGTCGACGCCGTCAATGGTAGCAGCTGTGACCACCCccgcctcttccgcctctTCTTTGGCGTCTCCTGCGGTGCCCGAGACTGTCTCGACGTCTCTCGCGAACGCTGACTACCCGTTCAGCCTGGCCGCCCTTAACGTGGACCGCGGCGACTTGAACCTGTCAGCGCAGTTGCTATGTCCGCACGGTGCCCTGCGCCCCGGTCAGAGCGTCGTGGTTATCCCAGACGCCTTGCGACGCTACTGGGTGCATCGGTTTGTGGAGGTGCTCACGATGGCGCATCGCTCTGGTGTCCTGCGCACGTCGAACCCGCACTGGAGCGTGAGTGAGGACGACGTGGAACACTTTTTTCTTCCGCTCATCCCTGCCTCGGAAACGAGCACGACGTGCCAGGAGTGCATGCGGTCAAGCGTGCAGCATCTGACCTcgcgccaccagcagcgcatgaAGAGGATGGAGGAGCGCAAGCGCTACCCGTCGCTGTGGCTTGCCGGAGCCATGACCTGTCCCGCTGgggtcgcgcagctgctgctcgctaCCGGGGCGGAGaacgaggagcagctgctcgctgcCCAGCACCCGAATCGGCTCTTCTTCAAGCAGCACGGCGAGCGCGAGTACCGTGAGTACGTGAAGAAGTGGGCAgaggcgcaccagcagcgagtGGCCCACCAGTCAAGCGAGGTGCAGCGACTGCGCACAGCACTGATgaagaagcggcagcacgacGCCGCCTGGAATGCGCGCGTGACGATGCGGCGCAGTGGGGGCGGCCGTAGTGGTGGCCGGGGTGCAGGCGCAACGAAcgccccttcctcgcctGTGGCTCCGTCGCCGTCAGAAACGGTGACTGAAgcatcggcaccgccagAGCCGCAGACGCTTGAGGGTCGCTTGTATTacgctgaggaggcgctggagagaatgacggcgcagacggcgccAGACTGCACCGTCACGTATGGCTGTGTGCCGACGTGGTGGGTGGCGCGGTGGTACGCGGCGATGCAGAGCGAGGACAACAAGTCCGACACCAGCAAGGGCGGCGATGATGCGGACGGCGAGCCCTTGCTGGCACTGCCGCGAATCTCCTTCGCAAAGTTCAAGTGCGCGCACTCTGAGAGCTTGCTGGGGGTGTCGTGGCTGAACCCGTCCGATGGCTTCTGGCAAGGGGCGCGGGCGAAGCGGGCCGAGTTGCTCTGGAACGGTGTGCGGGTGGAGCGGGCCGGTGTGCCAACTGCGACGTCACCGCCGACGGGCCCGACTGAGGCGGAGTACCGCAGTCAGTGCTGGCTACCACCCATGGTGATATTGCCGATGGATGAGTATGTTGCGTTGTTGGCGCAGTACGGCGAGCCAGGCATGCTGGAGCGTGTGGCGTCGCGGACCGGCGGCATCGCGGGCGCATCCACTGCTGGGGCGGCAGTGGGAGGTGCTGAGCCTCGCGCGGAGGTGACGGACgtggacgcggaggcggcggaggatgGGGCCTCGGCAGAGGCAGCGAAGAAGCCAACGGATCcctctgcagccgcggcaggcgACTGCACGGTCGCGTCCctgtcgacgccgtcgccacccgCGGTGACGCCGGTGCCGAAATCTCGTGCGCAGACTGTTcccgtggccgccgccgtcattCAGGTGCGCTTTCACAACGGTGCGCGCCAGCTGTGGCCCTCGACTTGTGCGCAGTGCTGCGCGGCAATGCTCGCCAAATTCGACGCCCAGTGCGAGTCCTTTGTGAATGGCTCGTTGAGGCTGAACATACATGTGAAGAAAAGCCGTAAGAACTACTACGACGCGGTGAGCGTGCTGACCTcggccgcggtgcagcacaccggcggcagcgctgcgaaGAGTGTGGAAGgtggcagcaccaccaccgccacgggcGCTGACGTGATCCCTGCGGGGATTCACTATTACACTACACTCAGGCAGCTTAAGAGCTATATAAGTGCTCACCTGCGCGAGAAGCACGGATACCTGGTGCCcgccgaggtgctgcaggtcGGGCGAGGAAAGAACAAGCCCTTGAAGCGGTGCTCGACGCCACCGCACGCCGTGGAGGCGTCGGACCACCACACTCGCGGCACTGCTCCgacctccgccaccgcggcggaggaCGCGCAGCTCGACGACGCTACGCTTCAGGAGCTGGGCATCCGCGACGGCGAGACGCTCTCGGTGCAGTCGGTTGACATGATCGCGCAGACGTGCgccacaacggcggcgaTCGACGAGGAGTGGGAGGCAATTCCAccggagctgctgcaagCCGGCGCTTGCGGTGGCGCATCTGCCACATCCATCGTCCGCGAGCACACGGTGGCTTTCCGTGAGACGCGACTCCAGGGCAGCCACGGCGGGTCCATAATGGCAGCATCCCCCGCTGtcagcgcggctgctgccggtgtcgTTGCTGCGACGCCTACCGTCGGCGCCGCAATCGCCATGGAGGAGCAGGGTTTGTCATGTCCTGTGTGCACCTTTCTTAATGCGCCTGATATGGTGGTGTGCGAGATGTGCGAGGCCCTGCTACCGAGTACATAG